The genomic DNA GATCGATACCATGGGATTTATTTTGCcatgctgctggctggggtgggaTTCCTCCTGCCCTACAACAGCTTCATCACCGATGTGGATTACCTGCACCATAAATACCCAGGTAGGTCTGGAGCcgctccagcacttccctgacACCCCAAACCTGGAGAGAACTCATTCCTGTTTCCAAGGGAGCTGACCTCCTGTTCCCCCATCTTCTGCCTCTCTGTAGGGACCTCCATTGTCTTTGACATGAGCCTCACCTACATCCTGGTGGCCTTGGTGGCCGTCATCCTCAACAACGCACTGGTGGAGCTGCTGAGCTTGCACACCCGGATCTCTGTGGGTGAGTGGGGTCCCTGCACCCCCAGgcagtgctgtccctgtgctgtcccccCGCCACCACCTCTGTCTCCCCCCACAGGCTACCTCTTCGCCCTGGGGCCCCTGCTCTTCGTCAGCATCTGCGACGTGTGGCTGGAGCTGTTCAGCCGCAGACAAGCCTACGCCATCAACCTGGTGGCTGTCGGGGTGGTGGCCTTTGGCTGCACAGGTAtgtgggagagcagctgggctgagaCAGGGCAGGTAGGAGTGGGAAACATCCccatccctgagctgctctgctctgatcCCTATAACCCTCACAGCCCTACTCCATCCCCTCCACATCTGTCCACTGTGGGACTGGCCAGGGGCACCAGCACCAAACCATGACACCAGTGACTGACACCACTGATCCAGGCCACCATGGTGGCATCCCAAACCCCCACATCTGGTGGCCACTCTTGGTGGGAACAGATACAGTGAAGCATCcggggagggaaaaaaggccCTCCTGCTTTTGGGGCAAGGAGGCTGGTgcaaggagcagctcccagttGGCACAGCACATGGGTTCCCTCTGGGGTTTCTTCCCCCTTCCCGGAGTTTCGGCTGCAGCAATaattcccccttctcccctctgTGCATCTCTCCTGAAGTGCAGCAATCCAGCTTCTACGGCTACACGGGGCTGCTGCCCAAGCGCTACACGCAAGGAGTGATGACGGGCGAGAGTAAGTACCCACAGCCACTGACCATGTCCATGTCCCACCACATGGACTTGCACCTTCTCCTGGGGCCCCAGAGAGTCACACCTGGGTCCCCactggctccagcacagcccagatgGGTTGCCAGCAGGTCAGAGACACCCCAGGGTGCTCCCAAGCACTTACTGGTTTCTAAGTCCCTGCACTGCCATGCCAGACGGGAGGTGGGGATGTCTGCCAGAAGCTTCATCACCCAAAATCACTGCTGGTGACTCCTCCATACTGGGAAGCATCACATGCATGTAGCAGGGGCTGATGGGGATCCCTGAGCCGGGATTCAGTGGGGCCCAGCGGTGACAGCTCTCCCACACCACCAGGCACCGCTGGGGTCATCATCTCGCTCAGCCGCATCTTCaccaagctgctgctgtcagacGAGAAGGAGAACACCGTCATCTTCTTCTTCATCTCCATCGGCATGGAGCTGACGTGCTTCATCCTCCACCTCCTGGTGAAGCGCACCCGCTTCGTCCGCTACTACACGGACTGTTCCCGCAAGGGCCTCCCCGAGAGCCGCGGGGCTGGCGACCCTGGCACCGGCTACCGCGTCCACCATGATGTCACCTCTGAGGACGTCCGATTTGTAAGCCAAGGGTGGGTTTCCCTGCTGACTCCTGGGGTTCTTCACCACTGCacctcagcactgctgtcccctctcccctcatccaggaaaaccaggagcaggggcagccaAGCTCCCCTTGGAGCAGCCCCGGCCCTGAAGCTGAGCTGGCTGGGAGTGGCACCTACATGCGCTTCGACGTCCCTCGGCCCAAGATCAAGAGGAGCTGGCCCAGCTTCCGAGGTGAGTGGTGGGCTCAGGGGCAAGCCATGCCCATGGGGTGGGTTTGCCACATTTTGTAGGGTGGGATAAATGATTGGTAACCCAGAGTTTTGGGGCAGGATCATCCCCAAGGTTGGAGAGGGCCTTTTGAAAAGGGCGTGGAGTAGCAGGACAAAggaaaatggcttcaaactgacaagAGGACAGGATTAGATGGGCTATTATCAAGAAACTCTTCcccatgagggtggtgaggccctggcacaggttgcccagagaagctgtggttgcctCATCTCTCTAAtcgtccaaggccaggctggatggggcttggagtaacctggggtagtggaaggtgtccctgcccatggcagggggttggaactggatgagctttaagattcccttccatcccaaaccattctgtgattctgtgatcccttTCCTAATGATGTGCCCAAAACTATGAGGGAAACTCATCTCTGGAAGGCACGCCTGGGGGTCAGAAAAGGCTCTCAGGCTCTTCAAGGGGGAGGCTGCAGTtttggctgagctgtgctgcctgtctCTGCCAGACATGCTGCTCTACCGCTATGTTGTGTCCCGCCTCATCTGGGCCTACATGCTCTCCATCGCCATGACCTACTTCATCACGCTGTGCCTCTTTCCCGGGCTGGAGTCGGAGATCCACAACTGCACGCTGGGGGAATGGCTCCCCATCCTCATCATGGCCATCTTCAACCTCTCTGACTTTGTCGGCAAGGTAGGAGAGAGGCCAGAGACAGCAGTGGGGGTCTCTCCTCCTTTGGTGTTCTCTTTCTAAGCCACTTGGCTCCACCAAGGGTCATCTCCACCCATGGGTGTCTAACCAGCGTGAGGCTGCTGCTTACCAGCACAGCCAAGGTTGGGTTCCCACAGCAGTTGGTCTTCTCCACAATCTTGTCTCCTTGTTGCCCCATTTTGGGCACGGCATGgccctccccagcctcctcacccTCCGCAACAGGGTCTCTGCCTCTTGCTGCAGAtcctggctgccctgccctaTGACTGGAGAGGGACCCACCTCCTCGTCTACTCCTGCCTCCGTGTGGTCTTCATCCCCCTCTTCATCATGTGTGTCTACCCCAATGGGCAGCCCACCTTCGGCCACCCCGCCTGGCCCTGCATCTTCTCCCTCCTCATGGGCATCACCAATGGCTACTTCGGCAGCGTCCCCATGATCCTGGCCGCAGGCAAAGTGAGCCCAGAGCAGCGGGAGCTGGCAGGTAGGACCAAGCCCTCCTGGGAATCCCACATGGTGTGGCCAGAGCACCCTGACACCCCGTGTCCATTCCCACAGGGAACACCATGACCGTGTCCTACATGACGGGCTTGACACTGGGCTCGGCTGTGGCGTATTTTGCCTACAGCCTCACCAGCACCTCCCACAGCACCTGTTTCTACACCGAAACCTCCAATGGCTCCTTCACCTTCGGGTACTGAGCCCTGgggtggggctgtggggacacaaTGGGACCTGCTGCCCACCATGGTCCCCAGCACCCCACATGTCCCTCCTCAGGGAGGGAGCCTGGAGCCAGAAAGCCGCCCCAGGGTGGACAAGGACTGGTATCCTgtcagcacagggctgtggcaTCCTGAAACGGTCCttgctgcccagcctggcactgtGCAGGGCCACTGCTTGGGGTGACATTCCTCCCACCCCATGGGACAGTTCTTGTTGCTTTTGGGGATGTCCCCATCAGCAATGTGCAGCTCTCCAGTGAAGGCTGGGGATCTTCTGTTTGCGCCAAGCCATtgacaggaggaagaaaatactgCCAAATCCCAAAGGGAATAGAACCAGCACTGGGGAGGAGGGTGATGGAGGGCTggtgaagaagaagaggagaaagagaggaaggaaacgCTCCTTCAGTCCCTGGTGGCTCTGGGAAGGTGGGTCTCAACTTCCATTGACGGTGCTGCAGGTTTTCACCAAGAAAGGCTTGAAGTAACAGTCCCTCCCTAAATATGCCAACCGCTGTGTGAAAGTCCCAATTCACTTCTGAtggttggggaaaaaatgttttgtttttttttttattgtgtctTGTTTTACCCCCCCCTAACTGCAAGAGCAGCAGGTCTtgcctccccccaccccacactGTGAATCTACCCCATTGCAAGGGGTGGAGGGGGGGGTCTCAAGGCTACAGCACTGCCAGTGCCATCCACAGGCCACTGCTGAGCTTGAAAATTTATTGCACAGGACAAAAGTGAAGctgattaaataattaaatgtctTTGCTGGTTCTTAGCTGTACCACTGGCACTGGTGGCACTTGactgctggtgctgggctgggctggcaaaCACACACAGGGTCGtgcctgctgcctgtcctgttGGATCTTGCGGTGCCCCTTGTGCTGCTCCCCTTCTTCAGGGCCCTCTTTGTCACCTGGGGTGCCTGAACTTGTCACCGGGTTACACCAAACCCCTACCAGCCTGCAAactgctgtgggcagcacaCAGGAGAGGGCATGGGCCaagaggagcagaaagcagcaggagaaggtgCCAACGGCACGTTTTGGGACGGGCTGCACCTTGCTGTGCCAGTTGGCAGGTGCCACCTCCCAGGAAATCAAGCCCAAGGAGCCAGCGAGTGCCAGGCCTGGCCCCAACCCGGCCCCCGCAGCACCATGCCAAGTTCCTGCCTGTATGAAGTGGAGCTCACACCAAAAAGAGCAAATCCAGCGTTTCATCCTCAACACATGGTGCCCTGAGTGTGGCGGCAGGGGGAGGACTCACACCTCCAGCCTAAAGGCCCCGTCCAGCAGACACCTCTGCTcctgtgtcctgtcctgtccATCGGTGCCACCACGTCACACAGACGGGTTCTCCCCAAAAAGCCACCAGGCACCTGGGTTCTGTCtttctccagggcaggggctgagccaAAAAGCCATCGTTGCCACCAAGGGGAGAAAAACCCTGCGGTCAGGACAAGTGAGACAAAGAAAGATGCTTCGTTGGGTTgctttttttcaattaatttttttttttttatgaaaaaagatCACACGGAGTTCTCCAACAAACAGAATGccaaaaaaattgttttaaacaaaacataaacaaaacaaaacaaaaagacaaaaacctggCTCTCCTTTCCTCTCGATTGTCTGAAATATCCTTGTGTTCCATAGAAGGCAGTGGGTTTTAAGTGCTTTCTATTTAACATTAGCATAAAATCTCTCTCGCGCGCTCTCTCTCTCGCTCTTTAAAATATGCTCACACAATTTGCTTCTAGAAGTACAGTACACTTTGAGCGTGGGGGGTGTGCCTGTTCCCAGATCATTTACAATCACAATccaacaggaaataaaaaataatattctaaaCGTCAGACTGTGTTCATTTCTGCcgttgtgggtttttttctttttttgttttttataatttcataatttttttcacagttttaaaaagtttatatttatatatatatatttatatttatatttataattaaaaagtTGAATCCATTTAAAGACTTATAATACAGGAGGGCTAAAGAGTCTTTTGGTACATTAAAACTGTACAGGCTAGAACCGTCACTGTCCGCCGTGCCGAGGCGCCGGTGGCCCAGGGTGGAGATGGTACGAGCTCAGCACCATGTGGTTTGTTTAAAGGTCAAGGGGGAACTCTGCGGGGCTGTCCCTCTCCCCTGAGCCCCGGCCTCCAGTCTCTGGTACGCAGCCGGCACCAGCGTGGAGAGTTTCCAATCTGTCCTTGGCTAAAGCGTCTCCCCACCCAAGCCTGGGCCGAGCCGGGCCCCGCTCCACGTCCCAGTGATCTGTAGTGCGAGTCGGGAGTTGCAAAGATCAGTGCGTCTCTTGGAGTTTTGTTTTAAGTGCAAGGATGGTGCATCGTTCTCAGGTGTTCCCTCTTGCCAGGTGTAaccctggagcagcagtggtggTGCTGTGGGTCTGGCGTGTGCCCAGTGGGAGCTCAGCTCCTCCATGGATGGAGGAAGCTGAACGGTGCCGTCCCTGAGCCCAAGGTGGCAGCGGGGCTCTGGCTGTGGGAACGCCgcaggcaggcacagccaggtTCACACACTGTCCCCATTCCCTTCAGATGATGAGCAGAggcttcccagcagctccacgtctCAGCTCAGGCCAGGCATGGCAGGTAAAGCTGGGTGAGGGATGCCAGAATCCAATGGCCTGTGATCTTCTCTCCTCCAAGCACcgagcagcagcttttcccagtcGATTCCTGCTCCCTCACTGCACGCTCCAAGACAAGGTCTCAGTTTGCCACGTGTCACCCCCTTGCCACCTGCTTGCTCCCTCTAGCACTTCTGCACGGCAGAAGGGGTACAGAGCTGCAAAGGGTTCAGACTCTCTGTTCAAGGCAGTGGGAAGGCAGCATCCCAGATTGGATGTTGGCTCCTCTTCCACCTCGCTCCTTCCAGCCTGGAGGATTCTCTTCTGCCATCTCTGCGCtggggccagccctgccccgTCGTGCTCCACATGCTGCCAGAGGGGCCTCCAGGGAAAGGGAACGGCAAAAAGGCGCTGAGAGGATTGAGACGAGGCGCTGAGAGAGACtcatctcctttctctttcaccCTGTCCTTCCTATAAAGGGTCATGCGAAACTAAGCAAGAAAGGGAATATAAGGACGGAGAGGAGCGCACGCAGAAGGCAAGAGGGTCCTTCCACGCGCGGGCGGCTTCTGAGttactgatggaaaaaaatgacacaaaaggGATCCCTCCTGCCGGGGGGTCCCGCTGGTGAAATGATCACGAGACCCATGTGCTTTCCTGGAccaaaaggaggaagggagaagttGGTCAAGTGTCACCTTACTTAAAGCCACTTCCAGAAGAGCCTCAGGGTTCaagcaccaccaccaccccccaaTGGCACCTTCCTCGAGTCCTGTAACTGCTTCCCCAACCCCCTTCTTCagccctctccttcctcctcgTGTCTCTCGCGCTCTCCTGTCTGTAGTGTGACACAGAAATGAGCATTGAAAGAAACAATCATGTCGTCTGAACAGGCACGTCCTCAGgtttgtcccatcccttcccaggggGTGGCATGTGTCCCCTGGGCGGTCAGCAGATGACAGGGACCCCGTCAGTGTTGAAGATCATGCCCGTGGTGGGCTCGTAGGTCCCTGCAAGGTAGTAGAGGTCCTCACTGTCTTGGTATTTCTTTGTCTTTAGCATCTGCTCATATTGATCCAGACCAACAACAAGACACTTGTGTGAGATGGTCTGGACATCGTTTTCATCCACGTGAGAGGACTGGTAGAGGGCTCTCTGCACAACAGGAACAGAAGGAaggaggtgggaaaaaaaggagccaTTAGATCTCACAGCATTTACAGCACCATCTTCAGTAAGTAGGAAGAACACCCATCATAATGGGACAGGGCTCTGCTCACACTCAAGAACCTCTCATTGATCCCAACAGCCAGTCCAGGGGAGGAACACTGGGAATCTGCACAGGCCCATGGACAGCCTGGACAATCCTTCCAGCCCACTGTACCTGAGCCCTGGCTTTCATTCAGCTCCCACTGATGGGAATGCTGCGGCTGCCAAGCACATATACAGGGGAATATGGAGGCCAGGAGTTTGTCATCCTCCCTCCAAGGATGCAAATGAAAAGATGGGTGCTGGATACCAGCTCCCTGTTCCTCCCCACACCCAGCACTTGCAGCTATTCCCACCCTCCCAGAAACATCCATCCCAAGTCCTGGGCACTGCAGACTTGGCAGCCAAGGCAAAAATCAAGAGCCAGAGAAGTTTGGGGGGCATTTCCCAGCAGTATTTATTTGTTACAGGGTACCCAGCATTTCCTCCCAGCCTTCCACCACTCTCACCAACCTCCATAAAGTCCTTCCTCTGGTTGGATGCCTGCAAAGCTGTGGACAGACTCCTGCCCGATTTCTGATCCCAGCGCTGTGcccaagaagaaaagaggaaacagaaatgaaaacctggtgaatttgttgttttttccatgCCATCACCTCCTGCCCACCACTTGTGCTTTTGGAACTTCAACCCCTGCCCACTGCCACGGGAAATAAATCCTGCTGTAAACCACCCCCCACACATGtgcaaaattcagtgtttctgagCACTAGGCCCATCATTCTTACACTTTAAAGACTTGATCTAGCTCTTGACACTCTTTTCAGACCAACACAAGAGTCTTTATTTCCTACTATGAAGAAATCCACCCCTCTCTTGTTCAAGGGGCCAACACTGGGCTTGCCCACACCATAGGCAGCCCCCACAAAATGAAAGGATGGGGCCAACCCCTTCAGAGCAGCAGTAACAAACTGGGCCTTGGGCGTTTTCCTCATCGTTGTAAACAAGAGGGAGCAAGGAGCTTTGCAGCCCTCTCAGCAGAGGAAACCAGCCTACCTTGCCTTCGTTGAGTTTCTTCCCAGGGTTGGTTTCTTCTGGGTGATAAAACCATTTGACTCGGACCACCATGTTGTTCCCCCAGGATTCCCACATGCTCTGGATCCGGCCAATGTAGGGCAGGTTGGGGCGGCCGGCGGAGAGGAAAACCGCGCAGTCTCCAATGCGGATGATCTCCTTGCCCCGCACGATGGCCTTGTAGAACAGCTTCCTGGCCTTCCCTTTCATTCCTCGTCTCTGCCAAGAGAGGATCACGCAAGTGCTCAGCCAGGGATCACCCATGTTTCCCCCACACACCACTGTTTGCCCTGTCTCACCGGCACCCCTTTGCTGTTGGCAGAGCCACAGTATTCCCACAGGAGTTGCGGCAGAGGAATACACCATGCAGGATGGCTTCCCCGATGCAGTGAAAGCCAAACCCAATCTCCCTGCCAAATGAACACCTGGCACACCACGCCAGCAGTTCCACCACCCCAGGAACAGGGGAAGAGGCACCAGAAGGCAAACTCTGGTGCTGAGAGAACTACAGAGCATTTACCTGTGTGGGTTTCCCGAACCACTTCCACAGCTGCCGTGCTGGGAGGAAAGCGGCGATCTTGGGCCTGTTCTCGACAGAGGGCAGGCGCTGGCGCTTGGCCAGCTCCTTGGTGGTGGGCAGGTGGATGCCCTCGCGCTTCTTGGGCCGGCTCTTGTTGCCGCTCTGCGGCGGTGCCGGCTGCTGCGCTGGCTGCTGCGCTGGCTGCTTCTGGCTCTGCGGGTGCGAGGATGCCCGGGACTTCCCTGCCTGCTTGGTTTGCTTGGGTGGGAGGGTTTGCTGAACCGAGGAACTCGGCTGGGCCTCGGCTACTTCATCGTCAGAGCTACAGGAGGAATCTTCATCTGTAgtagaggaggaagaagagctgGAGCTTGATGAAGAAGAGGTTGATGaggtggaggaagaggaggaagaggaagatgaagaggagctgctgctagaagaggaagatgaggaggagttggaggaagagagaggggTGGATGCTCTTgagctggctgagctgctgtccTGGGCTTCCCCTCGGTTcttctcagcctcctcttctccctctgaCTCCGAGCTGCTGTCGCTGCTGTTGCTCTCCGActcctccacagctgctgccttttcttcctgGTCCTTCGAAGCAGTAAGGCTCTCTGCTGAGGCATCGAACTTCCCTCCAAAGCTGGCAGGGGAAGGGTCTCCCTCAGCTGCCTTGGCTCGGGAAGACTTCTGCTTGCCCTCCACACTCACTGCAGCGGAATAGCCCAGCCCCAAGAGACTCTTCCCATCTCTGCGACTGGCCAGGTTGGAGTCCTCCAGCATCCTCATCGCCTCCTTCATCTTCTTTGTCTTTGGAGACATCACACCCTCATGGTCCAGCTTGATGAGGATTTCACTGTCATGCTTCCTCTGAGCCTTGACCATGGTGCCAAACTCTTGTGTCTCTTCTGTGGGCCTCCCTTTCTTGGCCT from Corvus cornix cornix isolate S_Up_H32 chromosome 14, ASM73873v5, whole genome shotgun sequence includes the following:
- the SLC29A4 gene encoding equilibrative nucleoside transporter 4 isoform X2; this translates as MLPSAWLSLKDHPWFYSWGFGMGRTGSWGESLWLARMGSVGAERFKELSPAATPEGNVVMSFSFDSYQLEEDELQRGSQAKGVLTFMEPVSEDPEPQDRYHGIYFAMLLAGVGFLLPYNSFITDVDYLHHKYPGTSIVFDMSLTYILVALVAVILNNALVELLSLHTRISVGYLFALGPLLFVSICDVWLELFSRRQAYAINLVAVGVVAFGCTVQQSSFYGYTGLLPKRYTQGVMTGESTAGVIISLSRIFTKLLLSDEKENTVIFFFISIGMELTCFILHLLVKRTRFVRYYTDCSRKGLPESRGAGDPGTGYRVHHDVTSEDVRFENQEQGQPSSPWSSPGPEAELAGSGTYMRFDVPRPKIKRSWPSFRDMLLYRYVVSRLIWAYMLSIAMTYFITLCLFPGLESEIHNCTLGEWLPILIMAIFNLSDFVGKILAALPYDWRGTHLLVYSCLRVVFIPLFIMCVYPNGQPTFGHPAWPCIFSLLMGITNGYFGSVPMILAAGKVSPEQRELAGNTMTVSYMTGLTLGSAVAYFAYSLTSTSHSTCFYTETSNGSFTFGY
- the SLC29A4 gene encoding equilibrative nucleoside transporter 4 isoform X3, which gives rise to MGSVGAERFKELSPAATPEGNVVMSFSFDSYQLEEDELQRGSQAKGVLTFMEPVSEDPEPQDRYHGIYFAMLLAGVGFLLPYNSFITDVDYLHHKYPGTSIVFDMSLTYILVALVAVILNNALVELLSLHTRISVGYLFALGPLLFVSICDVWLELFSRRQAYAINLVAVGVVAFGCTVQQSSFYGYTGLLPKRYTQGVMTGESTAGVIISLSRIFTKLLLSDEKENTVIFFFISIGMELTCFILHLLVKRTRFVRYYTDCSRKGLPESRGAGDPGTGYRVHHDVTSEDVRFENQEQGQPSSPWSSPGPEAELAGSGTYMRFDVPRPKIKRSWPSFRDMLLYRYVVSRLIWAYMLSIAMTYFITLCLFPGLESEIHNCTLGEWLPILIMAIFNLSDFVGKILAALPYDWRGTHLLVYSCLRVVFIPLFIMCVYPNGQPTFGHPAWPCIFSLLMGITNGYFGSVPMILAAGKVSPEQRELAGNTMTVSYMTGLTLGSAVAYFAYSLTSTSHSTCFYTETSNGSFTFGY
- the SLC29A4 gene encoding equilibrative nucleoside transporter 4 isoform X1 yields the protein MEKRPRSHTGATGVAGCKSIGADGCISSGRRKSNLRRRRDARGSEAESAGGWSSAAAVQRIPHPALLLAPGSLGHTQLARMGSVGAERFKELSPAATPEGNVVMSFSFDSYQLEEDELQRGSQAKGVLTFMEPVSEDPEPQDRYHGIYFAMLLAGVGFLLPYNSFITDVDYLHHKYPGTSIVFDMSLTYILVALVAVILNNALVELLSLHTRISVGYLFALGPLLFVSICDVWLELFSRRQAYAINLVAVGVVAFGCTVQQSSFYGYTGLLPKRYTQGVMTGESTAGVIISLSRIFTKLLLSDEKENTVIFFFISIGMELTCFILHLLVKRTRFVRYYTDCSRKGLPESRGAGDPGTGYRVHHDVTSEDVRFENQEQGQPSSPWSSPGPEAELAGSGTYMRFDVPRPKIKRSWPSFRDMLLYRYVVSRLIWAYMLSIAMTYFITLCLFPGLESEIHNCTLGEWLPILIMAIFNLSDFVGKILAALPYDWRGTHLLVYSCLRVVFIPLFIMCVYPNGQPTFGHPAWPCIFSLLMGITNGYFGSVPMILAAGKVSPEQRELAGNTMTVSYMTGLTLGSAVAYFAYSLTSTSHSTCFYTETSNGSFTFGY